Genomic DNA from Desulfuromonas sp. TF:
AGCTTCAGATAGCCGTTGCGCAGGAAGTCTCCCGAGCCTCCGAGACCGTTGATCATCCGGGTGCCGCCGACCAGGGTGGAGTTGGCATGGGCGTAGATGTCGAACTCGACCGGAGTATTCATGGCGATACAGCCCAGGCGGCGGATCGGTTCGGGATGGTTCGAAATCGACAGCTGGCGCAGGACGATCTTCTTGGTGTACTCGTCCCAGTTGGCGTAGAGTCGCTTGAAACCCTCGTTGGAGAAGGACAGGGAGCAGGCCGAGGCGAAGTCGAGCTTGCCGCTGTCGAAGAAGTCGAGCATGGTGTCCTGAAGGACCTCGGTGTAGACGGTGAGGTTCTGGAAGGGGCCCTTGACCAGTCCGCCGACGACGGCGTTGGCGATGTTGCCGACGCCCGACTGAAGCGGCAGCAGGTTTTTGGGCAGACGGCCGCGATTCACCTCGTTCTGGAAGAAATCGATGATGTGGTCGGCGATCTGCTCGGAAATCTCATCGGGGGGGCCGAGAGGGCGGCCGTTGTCGAGCTTCTTCGATTGGACGATGCCGACGATCTTGTCGGGATCGACCCGGACATAGGGGGAGCCGGCGCGGGATCCGGCATGGGTGATCAGGTAAGGGAGCCTGTTGGGCGGTTTGATCGGCTCGATGATGTCGTGGAGTCCCTCATGGGAGGGCATCTCGGTGTTGAGCTCGATGATGATCTTGTCGGAGATCTGGCAGAGCTCGGGGCAGATGCCGCAGGATCCGGAGAGGACCAGACTGCCGTCTTCGGTGATGTCGGTGCACTCGATGATGGAGATGTCCATCCGGCCGTTCTCGGTGTAGAAGCCGTAACCGACGTCCTGGGCGAAATGGCCGAGATGTTTGTCGCCCATGCGGATCCTGCCGGAGTTGATCCCTTTCTGGATGTTCTTTCCGGTCTGGTAAGGCCAGCGGCGGTCGATCATGTCGAGAGTGGCCCAGCGGTCTTCGGTCTCGACGCCGACAGAGGCACCGATGAACAGGTTGAAGCGAAGCTTGCCCTGCAGATTGTTCTGCTCCACGTGATCGGCCAGGACAACCGGCATAACCTTAGGGTAGCCGACGGGGGTGAACCCGGACCAGCCGAGGTTCATTCCGTCTTTGAAAAGCGGGATGAGCTCCTCGGGTTGAACGACCTTGCTCATCATGGACTTGCGGCGAATGCGACTTTCCAGTGTAGACATCTCTCTCCTCCTCTGTAGTTGATTGGCAGCGCACATAGGGTGCGCTCCAATTTACTCGCTCTCTCTCTCAAATTAGAACAGTGTGAAAAATCCCCTGAAGGAATTCAGAAGGCTTAAAAATGTTGGAGAATATCAGGTATACGGACGGAAAAAAACAAGGAAAGTTATGGATTTAGAAAGGCCCGATCCTTGCTTTAAAATTCCGTTATATGAATTTGAACTTTTTATATAATGGCGTAAACGGCAAGTCAAGCAAAAAGATCGCTTTTATCATATCTGTGATAAACGGAGGCCGCCCCCGCAGGAACACTCATGGATACTAAAAGCAAAATGCCCTTCCGTTGCGGAAGGGCGTTTTTTTGAAGAAATTTCTCTGTCAGTTCTGCTTTTCCAGCAGTTTCTGTGCCTTAAGGGCGTGTTCGCTGCGGGGAAACTCTTCGAAAAGGGAGTTGAACGCTTTCATGGCCGCATCG
This window encodes:
- a CDS encoding acetyl-CoA hydrolase/transferase C-terminal domain-containing protein, giving the protein MSTLESRIRRKSMMSKVVQPEELIPLFKDGMNLGWSGFTPVGYPKVMPVVLADHVEQNNLQGKLRFNLFIGASVGVETEDRWATLDMIDRRWPYQTGKNIQKGINSGRIRMGDKHLGHFAQDVGYGFYTENGRMDISIIECTDITEDGSLVLSGSCGICPELCQISDKIIIELNTEMPSHEGLHDIIEPIKPPNRLPYLITHAGSRAGSPYVRVDPDKIVGIVQSKKLDNGRPLGPPDEISEQIADHIIDFFQNEVNRGRLPKNLLPLQSGVGNIANAVVGGLVKGPFQNLTVYTEVLQDTMLDFFDSGKLDFASACSLSFSNEGFKRLYANWDEYTKKIVLRQLSISNHPEPIRRLGCIAMNTPVEFDIYAHANSTLVGGTRMINGLGGSGDFLRNGYLKLMHTPSTRPSKTDPNGITCVVPKAPHVDHTEHDLDVLVTEQGLADCRGLAPKDRAQLIIDKCVHPDYKPIIQEYFDIAKKETLAKGVGHEPQLFDRCFKMQLNLERNGTMKIDNWDIKVEF